The Rahnella aquatilis CIP 78.65 = ATCC 33071 genomic sequence ATACCCCGGCGAAGGCTTCCACATCGGCGGGAGAAATCGCATACATCGGCAAAGACATCAGCATCACATGGCCACTCCGTCAGGGGATTTCCTGCTGATAATCATAGCCGCTGCGCCCGGATTGCGCCGGAGATTTCCCGGCGGCAAAAGGATGTGCTTCGACCTCAACGGGTGTCCGCGTGTGGTCGCGGAACCACTGCCGGTAACCGTAGACCACAAAACCCTCGCTGCGCTGAATATACGCCTCGCGGTCGGCAACATAGACCTGGCGCAACGCATACCACGGCACGCCGGGCAAATCATGATGCACCAGATGATAATTCAGATTCAGAAACAGCAAACGCCACACAAAACCGGCTTCATTCAGCGTCGATCGGGCCTGCGGCGAGTGCTCTGCGCGGTGTTCAAAGAAAGAACGGACTTTGGTCAGACTCAGCGCCGGATAACTCACTGCCAGAACAAAATACAGCGGCGATAACCCGCGTTGCGCCATCCAGCTGAACAGGAGCATCAGCAATAAACCCTGTATCAGCCACATACTCACCGTGCGCCACTCACCGCGCAATACAGCCATTAGCGCGCCGTTCAGCGTACTGACAATATCCAGCAACGGGCCGATGAGCATTCTTCCCGGCAAGGTATTGCGCAGACGGACAACAGCTTTCATTGCAGGCGACAGCTCTCCCCAACGGGCACGGCTGAAATAATAAGCTTCAGGATCGTCACCGGGCAGCGTCAGATGTTCATTGCGGTGATGTTGCAGATGCGTATCGCGATACAGGCCATAGGGAAACCAGACCGCCAGCGGCAGTGTGCCGAACAGCTGATTCAGCCAGGGTTTGCGGGTCGGATGCCCGTGGATAAGTTCATGTTGCAGCGACATATACCAGGCGGTGAACCAGATAAGCCACGGCGTCCCGAGCCACGGACCCAGATCGCGCCAGAAGAACACACCGGCAAACCAGCCGCTGTAGACCGCGACAATCAGCAGCCAGGTGGGCACTTCCAGCCGCCACCAGGCATGGCGCGAGCGGAGGGTAATTTCGGCCCGCTGGCGGGCGCTGAGGTAAAACGAAGAGGACGCCATAATGTGCCAGAGTCAGAAACCTTTGGCACATTATCGGGCAACGGAGGGGGACCGCTAACTAACTTAAAACACTATCTATTGCCAGTTAGCGGCTAACGGACTCAGCCCTGCAGATCTTTTTGCAGCGCCTGAGTAAACTGTTCCATCGGGCAGAAACCCTGCTTGTCGGTGGTACATCCTTCGATTTGCAGCGTGACGCGTTCCGGAGGATTTTTCAGGCTCAGCGCCACATTGTTGCGGATCTGACGGGCAGTCGGATAAACATATTCAATTTTCATCAGATCCTTATCCGCTTTCTTGTCATGCCAGCGCTGGAAAACTACCGTGCCGCTGATAGGCGTGCGTTCGTACTGCCCCGGCAACCGGTAATCCTGCGTTTTCAGAGCGGCAAGCAGTGAAGCGATATTCGAATCATGCCCGACCAGCACCGCCAGTTTTGCCTGTTGTGCGGTTTTCTGATCGGCTGTTGAAGTCAGCTTCGGATCGAGCGCACCGGCGATAAAGGTCAGCAACGGTTTAGCCGCGTTGGCAGCAATCGCTGGCGAACCGAACAGCGTTTCATGATACAGATTTTTGATGGCTTCCAGCTTCGTCCATTGGTCTGGCGTATCAATTTTTCCCCAGGCGATATCCTTCATCGGGAAACCTTCGTAATACTGCAACATGAACGCGTCGGTCGCGCCGGTGGCCATCCGCAGCGGGCCGGTAATGCCTGGTTCTTTGCCCTGCGTCAGCACCACGTCCGACGGCTGCGAAGCCAGATCGCACTGTTGTTTCTCTTTGCAGATTTTACTGTTTTTATAATCGAGAATGCTTTCCAGCAACTGGTAATTCGGCCTGAGACGCTGATTCAACCCCGACAGACCGCCCTCACCGGCATGCTGATTAATGGAATTCAGGGCGCCGGTTTTGAAGGTGTCGTTCACCTCTGCGGTAATAATCGGGTTAAATACCGGATCCATTTTGCCGATTTCTACGCGGTTAAGCACCGGGACCTCACAGCCGGGGAAAGCGCCGCTGGTGAAGTGTTTCGCGGTATCAATGGTGCGCGGCAAACTGTTGGCATAGGTAAAGACCTGCGCATTTTCAGGGCATCCGGCGGCAGGCAACAGTTTGTCTTTCGCCAGCCAGGCGCGGAAATAATGCCCCATATGTTCGGAAACCTGACCGCCTTTCGGCGTCAGCAGACCGCCTTCGGTTTTCCATACCGGCCAGGTATGCGTCGTTGATTCGGCAAGCACATCGCCATAATTGACCAGCGGTGCGCGGATACCGTGGCGGCTGAGCACCAGAACCTGTTGCAGTTCTAAATTATCGGACTGGGCGGCCTGAGCGGCGGGTAAAGAAAGAGGTAAAACGCAGGCAAGTGCAGACAAGGCAAGATAACGGGATGCTTTTTTCACGAGTGATCCTCTTGATGAAGTGTTTTGTAGATTCCCTGAAAACAAAAAACACCGCAGGAGCCAACAGATTGATTCCTGCGGTGAATTTTTAGCATAGTGGAATATTCATCAGAAGTGGGGGATCAGGTTCACAACCTGTGTCCGGGCTTTGTTCAGTCACAAAGAAAGCGGATCAGAACTGATAACGCAGCCATGCAAAGAACACATTGCCGTTGTTGTAGGTTCCCGGAATATATGTCGCCTGGAAGGTCAGTTTGTTATAGCCGACGGAAGCCAGCGGTAAAACAATCGGGATAGGAATATATTTATAGTCGTCACGCGCCGTCACCGCGGCGGTATACCCCAGACCTAATCGGAAGTTTTTATCCTCTGCAGTGGTCCATATTTTTTCCCAGCCGTAACCGCCGATAGGTTCCCATTTATTATGGGAGTCTTTAAACGCCATAAAATAGATGCCATTCCAGTTACCTTTTTCATCGTACCGGGAAATACCATAGCCTCCGCCCCACGGACGTTCGTTATATTTATCGGTTTTCTCTTTATCGTAGGTCAGACGGTTATGCCAGGTGATCACCGGCAGATACAGATCCTGCGACTGAGGTTCACTCCAGGTGGTTGACACCTTCTCTGTAAACGACGACCAGATACCGGGAAGGATGGATTCTTTGTGCACCTTGTTAGGATCGCTGACGGGATTCCCTCCGTTACTGGCGGCAAAAGCTGGAATACAAAAAGACAGTGAAATAGTGAGACTTAAGTCTCTGATTAATTTTTTATAAAACATCTTTTCAAACAACTCCCTGACGTAATGTTTTTATTATACCTAACCCCGGTCAGGGATAATTAAACAACCGAAAAACAGAAAGCCTGAATAACTTTAATTGACTGATATCTCAGGAATTTAAGGTTTTATTATGGGAGCATTCCTAGCCGGATAAATAAGAAAAAATATGAACAGCGGGTAAAAAATAAGTCAGGGCCATAAAAAAATCCGCAGGCTTTCGCACTGCGGATTTTTATTACTGATGCTTATTAAGCATTAGCCAAGCTGTTTACGCGCATTGCGGAACATGCGCATCCACGGGCTGTCTTCGCCCCACTCTTCCGGATGCCAGGAGTTGCTGACCGTGCGGAAAACACGCTCCGGGTGCGGCATCATTACAGTGACGCGACCTGACAAGTTGGTCACCGCCGTGATGCCGTTCGGAGATCCGTTCGGGTTCGCCGGATAGTTTTCGGTCGCCTGTCCGTTATTATCCACGAAGCGCAGGGTCACCAGATTGCTGTGTTCGATTTGCGCCAGATGCGCCGCGTCACGCACTTCAACATGCCCTTCGCCATGAGACACCGCGATTGGCATATGTGAACCGGCCATGCCCTGCATAAACATCGACGGGCTGGCAGCCACTTCCACCAGACTGAAACGCGCTTCGAAGCGGTCAGACAGGTTACGCACGAAGCGTGGCCAGTGTTCTGCGCCCGGGATCAGCTCTTTCAGGTTAGACATCATCTGACAGCCGTTACACACGCCCAGTGCCAGCGTCTGCGGACGGTGGAAGAATTCCTCGAACTCTTCACGCACGCGGTCATTGAACAGAACTGATTTCGCCCAACCTTCACCTGCGCCCAGCACGTCACCGTAAGAGAATCCGCCGCACGCGACCAGCGTGTGGAAATCCTGCAAATCACGGCGACCGGCCAGCAGGTCACTCATGTGCACATCAACCGCATCGAAACCGGCACGGTGGAAGGCAGCCGCCATTTCAACGTGTGAGTTCACGCCCTGCTCACGCAGAACGGCGACTTTCGGACGCGCACCTTTGGCAATGTATGGCGCAGCCACATCTTCATCCGGGGCAAAAGTCAGTTTGACGTTCAGACCCGGATCGAGATCGTTGGTTTTCGCCTGATGTTCCTGATCGGCACATTCCGGGTTATCACGCAGACGCTGCATCTGCCAGGTGGTTTCTGCCCACCAGGTACGCAGCGTGGTACGGCTTTCGCTGTACACCGGCTTGTCAGCAGAAGTGATGATGAAGCGATCGCCGGTTTCAACAGTCCCGAGGTAATGCGTACAATCCGCCAGACCAAAGTCGGCCAGCGTTTTCTCAACGGCTTCACGGTCAGACGCACGCACCTGAATCACGGCACCCAGTTCTTCGTTGAACAGCGCGGCCAGCGAATCGTTGCCCAGCGCCGCGATATCTGCGGTCAGGCCGCAATGCCCTGCGAAGGCCATTTCAGCCAGCGTCACCAGCAAACCACCGTCGGAGCGGTCATGGTATGCCAGCAATTTTTGCTCAGAAACCAGAGCCTGCATGGCGTTGAAGAAGCCGCCAAGTTGCTCTGCGCTGCGAACGTCAGCAGGCGTGTTACCGAGCTGACGGTAAACCTGCGCCAGCGCCGTTGCGCCCAGAGCGTTATGGCCGGCCCCCAGATCCACCAGCAGCAACGCGGTGTCACCTTTGTCGGTACGCAGTTGCGGCGTCACGGTATGGCGGACATCTTCGACACGGGCAAACGCGGTGATCACCAGTGACAGCGGAGAGGTCATCTCGCGTTGTTCGTTACCTTCCTGCCAGCGGGTTTTCATCGACATGGAGTCTTTTCCCACCGGGATGGTAATGCCCAGCGCCGGACAAAGCTCTTCGCCTACCGCTTTCACGGCGGCGTATAAACCGGCATCTTCTCCCGGATGACCGGCCGCAGACATCCAGTTAGCAGAAAGCTTAACGCGTTTCAGGCTGCCGATTTCTACCGCCGCGATATTCGTCAGTGCTTCGCCAACGGCCATGCGACCGGAAGCGGCAAAGTCCAGCAAAGCAACCGGAGCACGTTCGCCCAGTGACATCGCTTCGCCGTGGTAGCTGTCGAGGCTGGCGGTGGTGACTGCGCAGTCGGCTACCGGGATCTGCCACGGGCCGACCATCTGGTCACGCGCGACCATACCGGTGACAGTGCGGTCGCCGATGGTGATCAGGAAGGTTTTCTCGGCAACGGCAGGCAGATGCAGAACACGATTTACCGCTTCAGCAATCTGGATATTTTCTGCATTCAGGTCATCGCCTTTCGCTTTCAGCGTGGTGACGTCGCGGGTCATTTTTGGCGTTTTGCCCAGCAGGACATCCAGCGGCATATCAATTGGCTGGTTATCGAAATGGCTGTCTTCCAGAGAAAGATGCATTTCTTCGGTGGCTTCACCGATGACCGCATAAGGGGCGCGTTCGCGCTGGCAGATCGCATCGAACTGTTCGAGCTGTGCGGGAGAAACCGCCAGCACGTAACGTTCCTGCGATTCGTTACACCAGACTTCCAGCGGGCTCATGCCCGGCTCGTCGTTCAGGATGTCGCGCAACTGGAAACGGCCGCCACGGTGACCATCACTGACCAGTTCCGGCATCGCGTTGGATAAACCGCCTGCACCGACGTCATGGATAAACAAAATCGGGTTGGCTTCGCCCAGTTGCCAGCAGCGGTCGATGACTTCCTGACAACGACGTTCCATTTCCGGGTTGTCGCGCTGTACGGAAGCAAAATCCAGATCGGCATCAGACTGACCGGACGCCATAGAAGACGCCGCGCCGCCGCCCAGACCGATATTCATCGCCGGACCGCCGAGGACGATCAACTTCGCGCCAACGGTGATTTCACCTTTCTGCACATGATCGGCACGGATGTTGCCGATACCGCCCGCCAGCATGATCGGTTTATGGTAACCACGCAGTTCAGGGCCATTGTGACTGTTGACGTTTTCTTCGTAAGTACGGAAGTAGCCCAGCAGCGCCGGACGACCAAATTCGTTGTTAAATGCTGCGCCGCCCAGCGGGCCGTCGGTCATGATATCCAGCGCGGTAACGATACGATCCGGCTTACCGAAATCTTCTTCCCACGGCTGTTCAAAACCCGGAATCCGCAGGTTAGAAACGGAGAAACCGACCAGTCCGGCTTTCGGTTTTGCGCCGCGACCGGTTGCCCCTTCGTCACGGATTTCACCGCCGGAACCGGTAGCCGCACCCGGCCACGGAGAGATCGCCGTCGGGTGGTTATGGGTTTCTACCTTCATCAGGATATGCGCCTGCTCCTGATGGAAATCGTACAGACCGTCTTTCGCATCGGCATAGAAACGACCGACCTGCGAACCTTCCATCACGGCGGCGTTATCTTTATACGCCGACAGCACGTGATCAGGGGTATGTTCGAAGGTGTTCTTAATCATCTTAAACAGAGATTTCGGCTGCGTTTCACCGTCGATAATCCAGTCTGCGTTGAAGATTTTGTGACGACAGTGTTCTGAGTTGGCCTGTGCGAACATATACAATTCGATGTCCGTCGGGTTGCGCCCCAACGACGTAAAGGCATCCATCAGATAATCAATTTCGTCCTGCGCCAGCGCCAGGCCTAATTTGGTGTTGGCGGCCTCCAGTGCGCCACGGCCTTCGCTGAGGATATCCACATGCTGCACCGGGGCAGGCTGATGCTGCGCAAACAGCGCGCTGGCATCTTCCAGATGGCCAAAGACGGTTTCCATCATACGGTCATGCAGCAATGCGCCCAGTTCGCTCCACTGTGCTTCGGTCAGTTGCGGGGCCTGAACATAAAATGCCAGACCGCGTTCCAGACGCAAAACCTGCGACAGGCCGCAATTATGTGCGATATCGGTAGCTTTGGAAGACCACGGAGAAATGGTGCCGGGGCGCGGGGTAACCAACAGTAAACGACCAGAAGGAGCGTGTTCAGCGAGAGAAGGACCGTATTTCAGGAGGCGTTGTAGCTTGGTTTGTTCGTCCGAATTCAGCGGCGCGCTGACATCGGCAAAGTGTACATATTCGGCGTAGATATCGCTGACCGGAAGGCGGGCTTCCTGACAACGGGACAACAATTTGTTAATGCGAAAAGCCGACAAAGCGGGCGAACCACGCAGTATTTCCATAATGACAGATCTCTCGTCTTCGAAGACACTGACCACAGTGCTTCATTGGGCGCAACAGGGGGAAAACGCGGGCTATTATAAAGAAAGCTGGCGTCCGACGAAACCGTTTGCGCAGGGAAACTTGATATTCATTTATCGCCCTGCAAATCTTGCGGGTATCATGAATAAAGTTGCAGACTGCCGTTTTGTTGAGCAAAATGCGTCAGCACTGGGGATATAACCATACGAACTGCACAGCATAGCGTAAAAAAACAAGAGCGCCGCAGCGAGATAACTATTTGACGCGACTAAAAATTAATTATGTCCTGATGGGGATCGCCGCTCTGTTACTGGCGCTGGCTTTATGGCCGGCAGTCCCGTGGCACAGAGGTGAAGGCGACCAACTGGATCAAATAAAATCCCGTGGAGAATTGCGCGTAAGCACGCTCAATTCTCCACTGACTTTTATGGACACTCCGGAAGGCAATCTCGGCTTCGATTACGAACTGGCGAAACGCTTTGCAGATTATCTGGGCGTGCAGCTGGTCGTGACACAGCGCACCACCATCGAGAGCATGTTTGACGATCTGGATCACGGCAATACTGACATCCTGGCTTCCGGCCTGGTGTACAACAATGAGCGGCTGAAAGGCTACCGTGCTGGTCCGGAATACTATTCCGTTTCCCAGCAGCTGGTTTACCGGCAGGGTGCCGCGCGTCCGAAAAGCTTCGCGGATATCAAAGGTTCGCTGATGGTGTCTGCGGGTAGCGCGCATATCGCCACACTGGAAGCCGCCAGCAAAAAATACCCCGACCTCGCGTGGAGCACGACCGATAAGATGTCACCACGCGATCTGTTGCAGCAGGTCGAGAACGGTAAACTCGATTATACGCTGGGCGACTCGGTTACCATCGCCCTGATGCAGCGCGTTTATCCGCGTCTCGCGGTGGCTTTTGATGCCACTGACGACGAACCTGTGACCTGGTATTACCGCAAGCAGCCTGACGACGACAGTCTTTCTGCCGCCATGCTGGACTTTTTCAGCCAGATTTCAGAAGACGGTACGCTGGAAAAGCTGGATGAGAAATATCTCGGGCACGTGGGTGATTTTGATTACGTCGATACCCGGACTTTCCTCAAAGCCATCGACAGTACGCTGCCGGATTTACAGCCGCTGTTTGAAAAATATGCGGGGAATATTGACTGGCGGTTACTGGCGGCCATCGCCTATCAGGAATCCCACTGGGATCCCCTGGCGAAATCCCCGACCGGCGTACGGGGTGTGATGATGCTGACCCGCGCGACCGCTGGCGGGCTGAACGTAGAAGACCGTACCGATGCCGAACAGAGCATTCGCGGCGGTGCGCAGTATCTGTCGCATCTGATGGATAAAATGCCGGAATCTGTTCCACAGGATGAACGGATCTGGTTTGCACTTGCAGCTTATAACATGGGTTATGGCCATATGCTGGATGCCCGTAAGCTGACGGCGCAGCAAAAAGGCAATCCCGACAGCTGGGCGGATGTGAAGCAACGTCTGCCGATGCTGAATCAGAAACGCTTCTTCAGCCGGACGAATTACGGGTATGCGCGCGGCACGCAGGCATATAACTATGTGGAAAATATCCGTCGATATCAGCTGAGCCTGGTGGGATATCTGATGGAAAAGGAAAAACAGCAGGCACAGAAAGCGGCCTTGCAGGCTCAGTTAGGTCAAGGGTATCCGGTGGTGAATGCACAGGAAGCGCTGGCTCCCTGAGACGGGCAGGCCCGTTTTTCAGCCCTGATCATCCGCCGCATCACCGGCCTGAGCGGCACGTTCTGCCCGTCGCAGTGCTTTTTTCTGGCTGCGGCGAAAACGAAAAAACGCACTCAGTTGTTGCGAACAGGCTTCTGCCAGTACACCCGCCTTAATCTCCACCTGATGATTCATGCCAGGATGGCGTAATACATCAAGCAAAGAGCCCGCAGCACCGGTTTTGGCATCAGCGGCACCATACACTACGCGGCGGATCCGGCTGTGGATCATCGCCCCTGCGCACATCACACAAGGTTCCAGCGTGACGTACAGTGTGGCGTCGAGCAGACGATAATTTTGTACGGCGTTGCCACCCTGACGTAAAGCCATGATTTCCGCGTGCGCTGTCGGATCATGATGGCCGATAGACCGGTTCCAGCCTTCGCCAATCACCTGATTGTCTAAAACCAGTACCGCACCCACCGGCACTTCGCCCTCGTCCTGCGCTTTGAGCGCCAGAGTCATGGCATGTTGCATCCAGTGTTCATCATCATTGATTACTGCCAACTCTGCGTCTGCCACTTCTACCTCAATCATTTTTTACCGGCAGACATTTTATCTGATTTTTGCGCTGGCCGTTATTCCAGTTGCTGTAACTCACCCTGTTTACTGACGCGAAAACGGTGCTCGCAAAAGAACAACAACGGATTGTCCTGTTTGCTGTCGCTGTATCCGCTGTACAGCTTAAGCGGTGAGCCAATGCGGCTTTCGAGTTGCACGACTTTCTCCTCACCCAGGCAACGCAAGGTCAACACCCATCCGCCTTTGCCACGGGCAATCCGGCTGCCGACCAGACGAACCTTCGGCAAAAACAGGGAAGTATGATAAACCTGCTTCACCAGATTTTCCGGTGACCCGGTGATCAGCCAGACTTCAGTATCATCGCTGTCGAGATATTCACGCAGCCTGCGCTGCACCACCGGAAACTCCACCACTTTCTCGCGAAACGCGGCGACAAATTGCAGCTCCAGTGCTTTCAGGCGTGCTTCACCGTGGCCGAAGGTAATCGACCACAGTAACAGGCTCATTGGCCAGCGTGCGGCGCGCCCGTGGATAAACAGTCCGATCCCCACCAGCGGCAGAACCGGGACGACTAAAATCAGATTCTGCGGCATCCGCCTCAACAAAAACCGCAGAAAGCTGCCGAACATATCCTGCTGGTGCAGCGTGCCATCAAGATCAAAAAAGACTACCCGCCGATCAGGCTTCGTACTCAATCCGTTACTCCTCGGGATCGTTGAACCCCATCAACCAGGTAAAAATAAAACCAGCCAATACCGTAATGACTAAACCCGTCAGATACAACACCACTTTGCCGGAAATAATGGTCAGCGCCAGCGGCAGCCCGGAAATGCCAAACGTGATGACTGTCGCGACTTTCCAGTAACAGATTAGCGCACCACCGACGGCTCCGCCCAAACATGCGCCAATAAAAGGCCGGCCGAGCGGCAGTGTGACACCGAATATCAGCGGTTCACCGATGCCGAGAATACCCACCGGCAGCGCGCCTTTAATCACTTTTTTTAGCCGCGCGTTGCGGGTTTTCATATAAACCGCGATCGCCGCCCCTACCTGCCCCACACCGGCCATCGCTAAAATCGGCAGCAGCGGATTAGAACCATGCGCCTGGATC encodes the following:
- a CDS encoding fatty acid desaturase, giving the protein MASSSFYLSARQRAEITLRSRHAWWRLEVPTWLLIVAVYSGWFAGVFFWRDLGPWLGTPWLIWFTAWYMSLQHELIHGHPTRKPWLNQLFGTLPLAVWFPYGLYRDTHLQHHRNEHLTLPGDDPEAYYFSRARWGELSPAMKAVVRLRNTLPGRMLIGPLLDIVSTLNGALMAVLRGEWRTVSMWLIQGLLLMLLFSWMAQRGLSPLYFVLAVSYPALSLTKVRSFFEHRAEHSPQARSTLNEAGFVWRLLFLNLNYHLVHHDLPGVPWYALRQVYVADREAYIQRSEGFVVYGYRQWFRDHTRTPVEVEAHPFAAGKSPAQSGRSGYDYQQEIP
- the agp gene encoding bifunctional glucose-1-phosphatase/inositol phosphatase gives rise to the protein MKKASRYLALSALACVLPLSLPAAQAAQSDNLELQQVLVLSRHGIRAPLVNYGDVLAESTTHTWPVWKTEGGLLTPKGGQVSEHMGHYFRAWLAKDKLLPAAGCPENAQVFTYANSLPRTIDTAKHFTSGAFPGCEVPVLNRVEIGKMDPVFNPIITAEVNDTFKTGALNSINQHAGEGGLSGLNQRLRPNYQLLESILDYKNSKICKEKQQCDLASQPSDVVLTQGKEPGITGPLRMATGATDAFMLQYYEGFPMKDIAWGKIDTPDQWTKLEAIKNLYHETLFGSPAIAANAAKPLLTFIAGALDPKLTSTADQKTAQQAKLAVLVGHDSNIASLLAALKTQDYRLPGQYERTPISGTVVFQRWHDKKADKDLMKIEYVYPTARQIRNNVALSLKNPPERVTLQIEGCTTDKQGFCPMEQFTQALQKDLQG
- the pagP gene encoding lipid IV(A) palmitoyltransferase PagP, with translation MFYKKLIRDLSLTISLSFCIPAFAASNGGNPVSDPNKVHKESILPGIWSSFTEKVSTTWSEPQSQDLYLPVITWHNRLTYDKEKTDKYNERPWGGGYGISRYDEKGNWNGIYFMAFKDSHNKWEPIGGYGWEKIWTTAEDKNFRLGLGYTAAVTARDDYKYIPIPIVLPLASVGYNKLTFQATYIPGTYNNGNVFFAWLRYQF
- the purL gene encoding phosphoribosylformylglycinamidine synthase; protein product: MEILRGSPALSAFRINKLLSRCQEARLPVSDIYAEYVHFADVSAPLNSDEQTKLQRLLKYGPSLAEHAPSGRLLLVTPRPGTISPWSSKATDIAHNCGLSQVLRLERGLAFYVQAPQLTEAQWSELGALLHDRMMETVFGHLEDASALFAQHQPAPVQHVDILSEGRGALEAANTKLGLALAQDEIDYLMDAFTSLGRNPTDIELYMFAQANSEHCRHKIFNADWIIDGETQPKSLFKMIKNTFEHTPDHVLSAYKDNAAVMEGSQVGRFYADAKDGLYDFHQEQAHILMKVETHNHPTAISPWPGAATGSGGEIRDEGATGRGAKPKAGLVGFSVSNLRIPGFEQPWEEDFGKPDRIVTALDIMTDGPLGGAAFNNEFGRPALLGYFRTYEENVNSHNGPELRGYHKPIMLAGGIGNIRADHVQKGEITVGAKLIVLGGPAMNIGLGGGAASSMASGQSDADLDFASVQRDNPEMERRCQEVIDRCWQLGEANPILFIHDVGAGGLSNAMPELVSDGHRGGRFQLRDILNDEPGMSPLEVWCNESQERYVLAVSPAQLEQFDAICQRERAPYAVIGEATEEMHLSLEDSHFDNQPIDMPLDVLLGKTPKMTRDVTTLKAKGDDLNAENIQIAEAVNRVLHLPAVAEKTFLITIGDRTVTGMVARDQMVGPWQIPVADCAVTTASLDSYHGEAMSLGERAPVALLDFAASGRMAVGEALTNIAAVEIGSLKRVKLSANWMSAAGHPGEDAGLYAAVKAVGEELCPALGITIPVGKDSMSMKTRWQEGNEQREMTSPLSLVITAFARVEDVRHTVTPQLRTDKGDTALLLVDLGAGHNALGATALAQVYRQLGNTPADVRSAEQLGGFFNAMQALVSEQKLLAYHDRSDGGLLVTLAEMAFAGHCGLTADIAALGNDSLAALFNEELGAVIQVRASDREAVEKTLADFGLADCTHYLGTVETGDRFIITSADKPVYSESRTTLRTWWAETTWQMQRLRDNPECADQEHQAKTNDLDPGLNVKLTFAPDEDVAAPYIAKGARPKVAVLREQGVNSHVEMAAAFHRAGFDAVDVHMSDLLAGRRDLQDFHTLVACGGFSYGDVLGAGEGWAKSVLFNDRVREEFEEFFHRPQTLALGVCNGCQMMSNLKELIPGAEHWPRFVRNLSDRFEARFSLVEVAASPSMFMQGMAGSHMPIAVSHGEGHVEVRDAAHLAQIEHSNLVTLRFVDNNGQATENYPANPNGSPNGITAVTNLSGRVTVMMPHPERVFRTVSNSWHPEEWGEDSPWMRMFRNARKQLG
- the mltF gene encoding membrane-bound lytic murein transglycosylase MltF encodes the protein MTRLKINYVLMGIAALLLALALWPAVPWHRGEGDQLDQIKSRGELRVSTLNSPLTFMDTPEGNLGFDYELAKRFADYLGVQLVVTQRTTIESMFDDLDHGNTDILASGLVYNNERLKGYRAGPEYYSVSQQLVYRQGAARPKSFADIKGSLMVSAGSAHIATLEAASKKYPDLAWSTTDKMSPRDLLQQVENGKLDYTLGDSVTIALMQRVYPRLAVAFDATDDEPVTWYYRKQPDDDSLSAAMLDFFSQISEDGTLEKLDEKYLGHVGDFDYVDTRTFLKAIDSTLPDLQPLFEKYAGNIDWRLLAAIAYQESHWDPLAKSPTGVRGVMMLTRATAGGLNVEDRTDAEQSIRGGAQYLSHLMDKMPESVPQDERIWFALAAYNMGYGHMLDARKLTAQQKGNPDSWADVKQRLPMLNQKRFFSRTNYGYARGTQAYNYVENIRRYQLSLVGYLMEKEKQQAQKAALQAQLGQGYPVVNAQEALAP
- the tadA gene encoding tRNA adenosine(34) deaminase TadA; the encoded protein is MIEVEVADAELAVINDDEHWMQHAMTLALKAQDEGEVPVGAVLVLDNQVIGEGWNRSIGHHDPTAHAEIMALRQGGNAVQNYRLLDATLYVTLEPCVMCAGAMIHSRIRRVVYGAADAKTGAAGSLLDVLRHPGMNHQVEIKAGVLAEACSQQLSAFFRFRRSQKKALRRAERAAQAGDAADDQG
- the yfhb gene encoding phosphatidylglycerophosphatase C, with translation MSTKPDRRVVFFDLDGTLHQQDMFGSFLRFLLRRMPQNLILVVPVLPLVGIGLFIHGRAARWPMSLLLWSITFGHGEARLKALELQFVAAFREKVVEFPVVQRRLREYLDSDDTEVWLITGSPENLVKQVYHTSLFLPKVRLVGSRIARGKGGWVLTLRCLGEEKVVQLESRIGSPLKLYSGYSDSKQDNPLLFFCEHRFRVSKQGELQQLE